A portion of the Plasmodium relictum strain SGS1 genome assembly, chromosome: 11 genome contains these proteins:
- the ApiAP2 gene encoding transcription factor with AP2 domain(s), putative, translating into MKINDYYLLYQKKNSLKNIFEGNFSADYNEDTSTINNSYIYIFDNISNNRNEYLFNIYKKNKGENSEKIRKSISVNKSYDKKKREFNNRNDLYTIFNYRRTLHNNKRSPCIGTIYDNYSGKSFCCLNNYYNKKYIDVINKCNFLKINNDVPLKEIKNTLNECNLNNLNDLYKNNFNYIYLNRLNNMNLNNLNKHNLNIKLNENEYSLINKHLEKSKNCNKSNYNINNSNNFDTNSSSNELIPNLIRELHQNSVNNIYYIRNQMSTLNNTHVNKLYCNKKKKNYYSSKNKENNNILVKIKKTDKNKNDIIHKNVIYLNTLNIKNHLKHNFFYKKEKNSLIGNKGMNKSICFNYDNNYSNIYIQNYSNFIINNNNFTYIKNNDKFNINRSYIKNLHYNNNNNNNNNNNDKNNNNSDNNNNNNNNNNNNNNNNNNNNNNNNNNNDNSNNDDDDDKNNNNSDDNSNSNDDDDDDDNNNNSNNDDDDDKNNNNSDKNSNNSDDHNNNSNIKINNNKNVRIENKSEYCYNKSIKKIDESNIPNSVNKNISKTNEEKKEKAEMKDTSNEDMKNKNNLLKLNKYVEIFYLKKKVRLINCLVYLKDICFPWQGTENKSIFLFNLSNILYTNDITVLCIYEFIFLPLINYFNNNYKDDFKILRHSNSCKNVFFVDDFSNSGNDNFSSGEENFRPDTTLTDMLKKKKKVENCESVIKKNKRKIKNNANKKLKANINRNSLLNANDFSTGFDENLGELNFIELLNLNEFFLFDPFSYIDEKKLRNEIRIKDIFHIVYLLECFQLQKDYNKTFFDKCFDIIINDFSVYLKYIYHLKFNIFFSNSDLKKEFTDNYFNAKFAFVEQLKEKEVDETFFVKSLNKRNRRILKNNLISEKENSENIDAVNIQNENLKNIKNEKLKKNCDTGKNWNFDEFNIFNIFYIYEYIHSVDEEDKNASISSSLSGKVYDIKTSDKCFNNNISYNNLRKEKLNSFEKNMKEFLNNYFEKYYIKTNINNSPTLKNGYFFEKKFGFQSKNNNTNIKNNENNELNKKKNIEKIKSANIYVNEKYSSGNHLNKQDKIINNILDKIYDNYINENYILKKNNNYHILLENKKIMKNYCDDNNYVNVKNDIEDSPNIINQENLNNINNPSFFNNCIEFNENCLEKENYKEKEKLKNCCSSSLETINGNSFYLANKKFLDKKLDMKKLSKDNEQNIIKQSENDKYERKMFSGASILKNYTKSKGLLKYSIKNDDYNTNASNNFFYNFNDNSICNKNENNLKFFRKSNYNSIVSHMNDYTINDKMVDNLNINDMNDNKTNNITSSNKIFRIDLKKIKKIENNKIKDLFNAYSYDNQFLSDRKKNPKDEKKSKIYNKNNNLKNIYNFSGKLFTLTDNNLTDNYTMNNESFPKDSFEIFNNLKLKEKLNNYYSHINENSIHKEIYIKKIKDYNTQKNSSLIENKTGLITTDFANFPEEKKNDSINKNQITYNSITNFLNNTGEKKEDSNRITKHVTCVSNDTSSVKKKKNNKNQCLLLNEQVDDKFDSIYNQNFDCSFKETCKYYMDKDLQNFYLSKYNNKNLLEVLNIKKTKYVEDLKYRICNRIEEKEYIINNFLKKLKLIDNNNLYNIDEKEKQIFNLIMKYVNKVRTVNSKKWKIKNISFDSNYNRYIAFFFFKNKKKSKSFSCKKYGGKENAKNEAASFHAHYNKFYNYFIRYLENKKKYTKNIEEIDKKKNKISEEFLFDIHNLKKEKKRKIGNDEEKEKEEDIIKMKFKKIHSTENVFENKQTCIISNEKNIYINENHSEIEI; encoded by the coding sequence atgaaaataaatgattattatttattatatcaaaaaaaaaactcactaaaaaatatttttgaagGAAACTTTTCAGCAGATTATAATGAAGATACATCAACAATAAATAATTcctacatatatatatttgacaatatatctaataatagaaatgaatatttatttaacatatataagaaaaataaaggtGAAAATTCAGAAAAAATTAGGAAATCTATTTCTGTTAATAAATcgtatgataaaaaaaaaagagaattcaACAATAGAAATGATCTATATaccatttttaattataggAGAACTTTACATAATAATAAGCGTTCTCCATGCATTGGTACTATTTACGACAACTATTCAGGAAAAAGTTTTTGTTGTCTAAATAATTACtataataagaaatatattgatgtaataaataaatgtaattttttgaaaattaacAACGATGTTcctttaaaagaaattaaaaatactttaaatGAATGCAATTTAAATAACttaaatgatttatataaaaataatttcaactatatatatttaaatagattaaataatatgaatttgaataatttaaataaacataatttgaatataaaattgaatgaaaatgaatattctttaattaataaGCATCTAgagaaaagtaaaaattgTAACAAaagtaattataatataaataatagcaATAATTTTGATACTAATTCTTCTTCAAATGAACTTATTCCTAACCTTATAAGAGAATTACATCAAAATTcagtaaataatatatattacataAGAAACCAAATGAGCACTTTAAATAATACCCatgtaaataaattatattgtaataaaaaaaaaaagaattattattcatctaaaaataaagagaataataatatattggtaaaaattaaaaagactgataaaaataaaaatgatatcatccataaaaatgtaatttaCTTAAACACTTTAAATATCAAGAACCACTTGaagcataattttttttataaaaaagagaaaaattctttaatagGAAATAAAGGCATGAACAAAAGTATTTGTTTTAACtatgataataattattcaaatatatatattcagaATTATAGTAACTTTatcataaataataataattttacttatattaaaaataatgataaatttaACATTAATAGAAGTTATATCAAAAATCTACactataataataataataataataataataataataatgataaaaataataataatagtgataataataataataataataataataataataataataataataataataataataataataataataataataataataatgataatagtaataacgatgatgatgatgataaaaataataataatagtgatgataatagtaatagcaatgatgatgatgatgatgatgataataataataatagtaataacgatgatgatgatgataaaaataataataatagtgataaaaatagtaataatagtgatgatcataataataatagtaatattaagattaataataataaaaatgtgaGGATAGAAAACAAAAGTGAATATTgttataataaaagtataaaaaaaatagatgaatCAAATATCCCTAATTCtgtgaataaaaatataagtaagacgaatgaagaaaaaaaggaaaaagcaGAAATGAAAGATACAAGTAATGAAGacatgaaaaataaaaataatttattaaaattgaataaatacgtagaaattttttatttaaaaaaaaaggtaagaTTAATTAACTGCTTGGTATATCTAAAAGATATATGTTTTCCTTGGCAGGGAACAGAgaataaaagtatatttttatttaacttaTCTAATATACTTTACACAAATGATATTACAGTATTATGTATTtatgaatttatatttttgccTCTAatcaattattttaataataattataaagatgattttaaaatattaagacATTCTAATAGTtgtaaaaatgtattttttgtTGATGATTTTAGCAACAGTGGtaatgataatttttcatcGGGGGAAGAAAATTTTCGACCTGATACAACATTGACGgatatgttaaaaaaaaaaaaaaaagttgaaaATTGCGAAAGTgttattaagaaaaataagagaaaaataaaaaataatgcaaacaaaaaattaaaagctAATATAAATAGGAATTCATTGTTAAATGCTAATGATTTTAGCACAGGGTTTGATGAAAATTTGGgagaattaaattttatagaattattaaatctaaatgaattttttttatttgatcctttttcttatattgacgaaaaaaaattaagaaatgaGATTCgtataaaagatatttttcACATTGTATATTTATTAGAATGCTTTCAATTACAAAAAGATTataataaaactttttttgataaatgttttgatataataattaatgatTTTTCTGTTTAtcttaagtatatatatcatttaaaatttaatatatttttttcaaacagtgatttaaaaaaagaatttactGATAATTATTTCAATGCAAAATTTGCATTCGTAGAAcagttaaaagaaaaagaggtTGACGAAACGTTCTTTGTAAAATCTTTGAATAAGAGAAATAGGAGAATattaaagaataatttaattagtGAAAAGGAAAACTCAGAAAATATAGATGCAGTAAATatacaaaatgaaaatttaaaaaatataaaaaacgagaaattaaaaaaaaattgtgatACAGGAAAGAATTGGAACTTTGATGAattcaatatatttaatattttttatatatatgaatatattcaTTCAGTTGATGAAGAAGATAAAAATGCATCTATTTCATCAAGCTTAAGTGGTAAGGTCTATGATATAAAAACAAGTGACAAATgctttaataataatataagttataacaatttaagaaaagaaaagttgaattcttttgaaaaaaatatgaaagagtttttaaataattactttgaaaaatattatataaaaacaaatataaataattctccaactttaaaaaatggctatttttttgaaaaaaaatttggcTTTCAGagcaaaaataataatactaatattaaaaacaatgaaaataatgaattaaataaaaaaaagaatattgaaaaaataaagtcagctaatatatatgttaatgAAAAGTATTCATCAGGTAACCATCTAAATAAAcaagataaaataataaataatatattagacaaaatatatgataattatattaatgaaaattatatattgaaaaaaaataataattatcataTCCTTttagaaaacaaaaaaatcatgaaaaattattgtgatgataataattatgttaatgtaaaaaatgatattgaAGATTCTCCAAATATAATTAATCAAGAAAATTTGAATAATATCAATAACCCttccttttttaataactGCATAGAATTTAATGAGAATTGCTTggaaaaggaaaattataaagaaaaggaaaaattgaaaaattgtTGTTCTTCATCTCTTGAGACAATTAATggaaattctttttatttagctaataaaaaattcttgGATAAAAAGCTtgatatgaaaaaattatcaaaagaCAATGAACAAAATATCATTAAGCAAagtgaaaatgataaatatgaaagaaaaatGTTTTCAGGAGCTAGCatactaaaaaattatacaaaaaGTAAGGGTTTGTTAAAatattcaattaaaaatgacGATTACAACACCAATGcaagtaataattttttttacaattttaatgataatagTATATGTAACAAAAacgaaaataatttaaagtttTTTAGAAAATCAAATTATAATAGTATAGTTAGCCATATGAACGATTATAccataaatgataaaatggTTGATAATTTAAACATTAATGATATGAACGATAATAAGACAAATAACATTACAAGCAGCAATAAAATTTTCCGAATtgatttaaagaaaataaaaaaaatagagaataataaaataaaagatttgTTTAATGCATATAGTTATGATAATCAATTTTTATCTGATCGTAAGAAAAATCctaaagatgaaaaaaaaagtaaaatatacaataaaaataataatttaaaaaatatatataacttttcTGGGAAACTTTTTACATTAACtgataataatttaactGATAACTATACCATGAATAATGAATCATTTCCTAAGGACTCTTtcgaaatttttaataatttaaagttaaaagaaaaattaaacaacTATTATTCtcatattaatgaaaattcaaTACACaaagaaatttatattaaaaaaataaaagattataatactcaaaaaaattcatctcttatagaaaataaaacagGATTAATTACAACTGATTTTGCAAATTTCcctgaagaaaaaaaaaatgacagtataaataaaaatcaaataacatataattctattacaaattttttaaataatacaggagaaaaaaaagaagactCAAATAGAATCACAAAGCATGTTACATGTGTTTCAAATGATACATCaagtgtaaaaaaaaaaaaaaataataaaaatcaatGCTTATTACTTAATGAACAAGTGGATGATAAATTTGATTCAATTTACAATCAAAACTTTGATTGTTCTTTTAAAGAAACATGCAAATATTATATGGATAAAgatttacaaaatttttacCTAAGTAaatacaataataaaaatttattagaagtacttaatattaaaaaaacaaaatatgtCGAAGATTTGAAATATAGAATTTGTAATAGAATTGAAGAGaaagaatatattattaataattttttaaaaaaacttaaattaattgataataataatttatacaacatagatgaaaaagaaaaacagatatttaatttaattatgaaatatgtaaataaagTGAGAACTGTAAATTctaaaaaatggaaaattaaaaatatttcttttgatTCCAATTACAATAGATACatagcattttttttttttaaaaataaaaaaaaatccaaATCTTTTTCATGTAAAAAATATGGGGGCAAAGAAAATGCAAAAAATGAAGCCGCCAGCTTTCATGCCCATTATAACAAATTttacaattattttattagatatttagaaaacaaaaaaaaatataca